GGTGTATTACCGACTTTTATGGAAGCAAGTAGTGAGACAGTTTGCCCAACCATGACAAATGGTAATGCCAGGTAAGCATCAGGTACGGACTGAGCGTCACAGTTAAATAAAAATGTGTTCCCGGCATATTTGGTTTTTCCATCAACTTCAATGGCACAGATGTAGTTAGCAATGTTATCACGCTGCAATTCATTTAACAGATCCAAATCATATTGACGTGTATAAGGATGATTCGAAACAAAAACAAAAACCACCGCCTTTCCATTGACAAATGATTTGGGTCCATGACGGAATCCTAATGGGGAATCGAATGCTGTTACGATTTTGCCTGCTGTCAGCTCTAATATTTTTAACTGAGATTCCCTCGCCAAGCCTTCCAAGCACCCTGATCCAAGATAAATTATCCTTTCAAAATCATGATCGATAATTTTTTGGATATCTTCTTCTCGCCCGATAACACTTTCGCCCATTTGAGAAATCCTTTGTACAAGTGATTCCTTTTCCTCCAATGGCAGCGGATCAAAAACGAGTAATGCTGATAGCGTCATGCATGAGTAGCTTCCTGTCATAGCAAATCCTTGATCATTCGCTTTTTCGGGCATCAACAATAAAAGATTATCTTCGTCACCTTTTGCCCTTCTCGCTAGCTCTCCATCATTTGCACAAGTAATCGTTAACTGGTAGAAATTAGTGATAATACGCTCCGCTAATTCTACGGCAGCCAAGCTCTCAGGGCTGTTGCCACTTCGAGCAAATGAAACCAACAAGGTTGGGATATCAGCTTTTAGAAATTCATAGGGGTTAGACACCAAAGTGGTAGTTGGGATATTCAGTAATTCCCACTTTTTTTCATTCATTTTCCCTTTTAAATAAGGTGTAACCGTATCACCGACGTAGGCAGAAGTTCCCGCACCTGTAAAAATGACACGAATCCGTTCATATTGTTCGGCTAATTTTTGTAAAAATGCTTGAATTTCTACACGTTTCTTTTTATACAATGAATAGGTTTCATCCCATAAAACAGGTTGTTGCTTGATTTCACCTGTTGTAATCGATGCACCTAACGATACTAATTTTTCCTTATTAAGTGTAAACATCCTTAACACTCCTCTTTTCATGATCGTCCGAATACGTGCAATCCTGCCCCAATGACGCCATTATCTTGCTTCAATGTACTGATGCTCATCTGTCTTAAAATATGTTGTTGTTCAGGTAAAAGGTAACTTCTTAGCTTTCCTTTAATTAACTTCAGCAGAAAGGGGTTATTAACGATGACACTGCCGCCGAAAACCATTTTATGTGGATCCAATAAACAGGAAATCGCATATAGTCCTTGAGCTAGGTTGTCAGTCACCTCTTCGATGACAGGTAGGTAATCACAAGCCCCCTTTACATAGCCTCCAAAGACTTCTTTAGTGGAAATTTGGTCGATTTGCAATTCCATTTCCGCCAACTTTTTAATGGCAGGTCCAGCCGCCACTTGTTCCAATCGCCGATTTTCCTTATCGTTCGCCTTAGAAAGTACTGGTATTAACCCAAGTTCCCCGGCAAATCCCGCCCCCCTGAAAAATGTTCCATTTTGTATGATGGAACAGGAGATGCCGGTACTAATAGTCACATAGACAAATGTTTCATTCCGCTTTTCCTGTACAACCTTCCACTCGGCATATGCTGCCATATGGACATCATTGTCAATGCTTATCCGTTCAATGCCGAATTGCTCTCGCAATCGAGCGATGACGGGGAATTGTTCCCAAGGTAGATTATTTTGAAAAATAGCGATTCCATTCTCACAATCCACTTTACCTGGTACACCCACACCGATACC
This genomic stretch from Peribacillus muralis harbors:
- the agaS gene encoding SIS domain-containing protein, which translates into the protein MFTLNKEKLVSLGASITTGEIKQQPVLWDETYSLYKKKRVEIQAFLQKLAEQYERIRVIFTGAGTSAYVGDTVTPYLKGKMNEKKWELLNIPTTTLVSNPYEFLKADIPTLLVSFARSGNSPESLAAVELAERIITNFYQLTITCANDGELARRAKGDEDNLLLLMPEKANDQGFAMTGSYSCMTLSALLVFDPLPLEEKESLVQRISQMGESVIGREEDIQKIIDHDFERIIYLGSGCLEGLARESQLKILELTAGKIVTAFDSPLGFRHGPKSFVNGKAVVFVFVSNHPYTRQYDLDLLNELQRDNIANYICAIEVDGKTKYAGNTFLFNCDAQSVPDAYLALPFVMVGQTVSLLASIKVGNTPDTPSPTGTVNRVVKGVTLYEYK
- a CDS encoding ROK family protein, with translation MKKAIGIDIGGTKIAAGMITQSGEMLMREEVESDPSDREKMFARVLEAVEQLLKKTSFSLADIEGIGVGVPGKVDCENGIAIFQNNLPWEQFPVIARLREQFGIERISIDNDVHMAAYAEWKVVQEKRNETFVYVTISTGISCSIIQNGTFFRGAGFAGELGLIPVLSKANDKENRRLEQVAAGPAIKKLAEMELQIDQISTKEVFGGYVKGACDYLPVIEEVTDNLAQGLYAISCLLDPHKMVFGGSVIVNNPFLLKLIKGKLRSYLLPEQQHILRQMSISTLKQDNGVIGAGLHVFGRS